The Carassius gibelio isolate Cgi1373 ecotype wild population from Czech Republic chromosome B19, carGib1.2-hapl.c, whole genome shotgun sequence genomic interval TAAGGGTCAGTACAGTCACTTTTGGGTGTTGGTCACAGTTGGGTACATAAACAGGGCAAGGAAGGAAAGATACATGGGGAGTCAAGCTTCTCAAGGCAACGTCACAACCTTTTTAGGGATCTAGAGAGCGTGAGTTTGATCACACTGATCCGTATGGGACATTACTGGCCTCCATAATGGTTTTTGATGAGCACTGAAGAGATACATTAACAGCACTCCAACTTCAGCTTTTTCAAACAATCCCGAACTAGTGGAAActgttaaaaaatgtatgatttcaATGAAAGTGATTCCAAGTTGCTAGTTTGTTCGGGCCCAGTAGGAAAGCAAAGCCTGTAttggtaatttaaaaaaaaatcaggtctACTCTCTTCATGGAACTAACAGAACAGATCACTGCAGTGTGACGTGAGAATAAATGTGAGCTTTTCATCACTGAAACATCAGAACGGCGCTCTGATCAAAGGAAATGCATGTCTGGAGGTGGGCAGGCCGTGTCAGATCCACAGTATGAGCTACCACAAGCTCTCATCACAGAGGACAGGCTATGGGCTCATCAGTCCGATAAATCAGCCTCTTTTCAACCATGTGAGAAGCTTTAGAGTCGCCAAGATGAGAATGGATGAAAGATGGCACTGGTTGTTTTTCTTAGCCCGCAAACACTCAAGCGCAGATGTAACTCATTTTGCAAGACACGAGTCTTTTGACGTATTTTCAGTTCtaagcaccaaaaaaaaaaaaaaaaaaagtgtactacgtgttttgcaataataaaatgaacattGCAACCTGGAAGAAAGCATTTACAGACTCGTTAAGAGTTACTAGACAGATTTCGGAAAACTACAGAAAGGCATTTTTCAACATCTgagaaaatgataaattaatgaaacaCTTATGATCAACATCAGACATgctaggacaaaaaaaaaaaaaaaaagatgagaaatGAAGTCAGGACTGGTACAGAACAATTATATTCAATTATTCcactttaaaattgtttttacaaATACATACTGCTACAGTTAAAAAGTAGTCAGCGACTAAAAATGCGGATGTCCTCACCcttagagatgtttttttttttcttttaagcctTTTCAAATACACAGAGAAAATAATGTTTACATACAGAGAGATTTGCCATAAAATAAGCAATGCTtgcttttttcattaaaaaaaagaggaaagaaaagGTCTTAATTACAATACTCTATGCAAAAGCTTTCCtttatgttattaatttttttcctcaATCATGTCGtatgtttattcttttttttatgcagaaTGAGTTTGTTGTAGTCACTGATCACTCAGGTTGGTAAAGCTGGTTTGTACATGAGTGAGTCTATGCGTAAAACTCCTTGGTGGGAGCTTTCTGATAGGCCGCTCCAGACGGCTTCCTCTCCCCGAGGTCGTAGCTGCCTTCGTCCTTCTTTCTCATGCGATACACCAGaaggaggatgaggaagatggCAAAGAGGAAGCCGATAACTCCACCCGCAATGACAGCTGGAACAGAGGATTTAAGAAGGCCTAATCAGTCCGTTTGCTTCAATGAAGATGAGCAGACATAGCTGAGATGCTGCTTTCTCACGGTACATGTGAAATCTCATTCCTGCCCGACTACGTGACTAAAGTGCCATCTGGGAGTCTGTGGCTCATACGAAGCAGACTCCGATTATGGCCAGTAATCAAATAATTCAATAAGGAACCTCTCAACACTGCTGGAGGGCCAAGAGATTGAGCGAGAGGAAGTGTGGAAGAAGACAGGAAGACATTTTTTCCTTCTCATCGCAGGATATTAAAACCGAATGTGCTTAACTTAAGAATTTGACCTTTAAACATTgagaaatgtatgttttattttgattgagttGTATGGTAACATGCtctttaagtttttttatatCTCTCCTAAGACAAAAGATAAAGTGGGCGTTCTAGTTGAAATGTGTAGTAAACCTTTGAAACTCCCAGTGAGGGCTGCAAATCAAGTTTATGAAAGTGCACACCACAGCACCATGCATTAGAAGCAGGAATTAATTATAAGCAAGAATTTCTAATTTagtagcaaaattattataaaaacatttatgtacactaccattcagaacggtgtcagtaagattattattattgctattattattactagtaatatcaaaaaataataataatgttcagcaaggatgcattaaattgatacttttaaatcattacaaaaatattacaaaaaactgTGTTTAACAATCAGTTCATCAAAGAATATATTGTGGTTTCTgctgatttcaacattgataataataagaaatgtttttgagcataaaaaaaacattagaattatttctgaaggatcatgtgacaaattatatttattattttttaattatatatatatatataattatatataatttacaatattttgcAGCATTTCTTGGTCAAACAAATTATGGCATCTTCTAAAAATACTCAAAAGTGTTTTGATAGTATCaatttataaatgataatttacaGACCTGCCAAAACCTCTGTCCTCTGAAAGAGATTTTCTGACTGGACATCCAGGGGTGATCGAGGGAGGCTGGTGGTGCTAGTGACTGGGTTCCTACGTGAGTCTTCTGTGGTAGGGACTGGGACTGGGACCTAAAGAAAGTGAAGAAGAGGATGCGTTACACTCAATTTGGAGTGATGGATGACTTTATGACAGCAGAGGGCTCTGTGCTGGCTGCATGACTACACAATGTAATTTACATTCATAGATCCACTTGTGTCCAAGAAACCCCATTTACACCTGGTTTCGGTTTCAGGTGATCAGATACATAAGACCTTCTATGCCCTTATTACTAAACAGGTGATCGGATCCCCTGAGACGGGTGATAATAGCACATAACAGCTGGTACCCACCTGTATCCTCACTCGTTTATTTTTGTCTTCGGGGACATCGCGTGACGTAGATGTCTCCACTTTCGGTGTGAAGTCTTTGGTGGAGTCCTGAGTGGGCTCTGCTTTAGGCACGAAGAATAATGTTTTTACAGTGACAGGTTTCCCGATGACTTCAACTCCATCTCCAGCTCCTGAAAGACCAACACAATCTGTGCTTCAACTGCAATATCCAACATGAAGGGATCAGATTGTGCACCTAGAATCAATGAGGAACTTCTTACCTGATCCTGATCCAGAAGTGAAGTCGTCGTCATCTTCAGGGTAGCCTCCTGACCCGGCCTCCTCCAGGTATAAGTCATCGGTCAAGGTGGTGGATTTGGCCGCAGAGACCGCTATCTGCAGAGATTTAAGCAAAAGAGAAGTCTTAAAAATGGAGATTAAGACAGAAAGTGTTTTTGGCTTTCGTGCTCTCAAACCCCTAAACTCAAAGGACCAGAGGCTTtgaaatcgattttttttttttcagtaatgtgtttGAAACTAGTAAACTGGCCATCTTGCCACACGATGAATGAGTATTCCCTGTTTCCACTGCTTACTGCTGAAATCTGAAAGTCAATATTTTCTGCCTTAACACGTATTATACACAGCCTAACCTTCTCATCAAAGACTCGGCGCAGACGCAAGCCCGGCAGCTACAAGTAATATTCGCTCCACAACCGAGCATTCAGAATGAACTGCAGACTCAGCCGTTTCTGTAGAGCCACATTATGACATTTTAAAGCACCGCAGAAACTTTCCAACAACAGGTTCATTCTCAGGAGCCCAGCTGCATCACCTGCAAAGGAGCAAATTGACTAAATAGTTCTGGGAGTATTCAAGTGCAAGAAACACTAACCGTACGCGCATAAgcgtttatttaaattatgtaattgtCATTCTTTTCAATACAAACACTCTCACATTCTATGCCAATTAGGTTATTCATACATTGTTCCCCATTCACAAAACTCACTCATTTGCAAAGTGCAATTAACTCTGCACTATTGAACAGGATTTTATTAAGAGTGGCGTTTGTGTGCATATTCTAGTAATCATGGCAGCAGTTAATCATCAAATGAATGCTGTAATCGGGTATATTTCCAGATAAGCGGTGTAATGGAGCACAGTTTATTCAGTTTAAAGAGCATTTGGAGGTGTCTGCTTCACAGTTATGTAGATTATGGAGAGAGATAGTTCCAAGAATTTTTGATGCCACAAACCCCCTAAACCTGAAGTGgaacattaaaatatgaaaatattttataattatgataatgctaagaaatgaaattaaattcagtCTGAAACACCCCGATGCCAAATTTGAATAGCACAGATTAGGATACACTATCAAGTGACAATATAATCTGAATCAATGTGTGTTAACTATCTATAGAGGTTTTTGTGGTAGTGCTAATCGTGTTCCTTTGTGCTCTCTGGTCTTTGTGGAGTGGTTTACCAGCACTGTGGCAACCAGCATTGAGCGTCAGTACAAGCCTGGCTGTGACCGTTTCTCCATACTGATGAGAGGGCTAGAAAAGGGCCCAAAATGTGGTCACCATAAATCACACTACAGGGCCCAGGAATAAGGCACAGAGAGTCTGTGGTACACATATTGGTTTCTTTGTTTTAAGAACCATCCATCTTCTCAGCCAGAGTGAAATAACATGTATATTGAttctttttctttatcttttcacAGAAGAAATAGACAAAAGCACACTGAGAAAACGGTTTTCctactgaaaacatttttgtggaaatttgTCGTTAATGAATGTGTACAAAACGTAAtgatgtgtattcatgtttgcgaGACCTAGTATCTTCTTTATAAAAAAAGCCTAGACCATCTCTCACAAAGAGGTAGAGCTGTACAGAGGAACACAATGATAAAACAGAACAATAACCAGCTCATTCAAAAGCGGCAGTGACTTCCCACAGAAAAGCATTCAATTCAAAGTCCTGATCAAAGAGGAATTTGTTCAAAGCAACTTTATCTTAACCTTTCTAACCCAGCATTGCTATTCTCTTGGTAGACAATTCACTTGGCCGGCCCACACGACACTGCTGTTGATTTGGTCAAATTCTTTCTCCGCTGATTGAAATGCAAAGTACAAAGAGCACAATTATCTGGGCCACACACACAGGCGCATCAGCAGTGCTCGATATCTTGAGTCAATTCTTTTTGTCAATGGGATTCTAGTCAAAGTTCTGCAACGAGGTGTCTAATGTGTCTTTATTTCTGGCTTCGGACAATAAATAGACCACAGAGCTGTTAAGATGCTTTCAAAACCTTTTGAAGTAATGCATTTTACTTGAGTGCTCGTGAACAATtagtgttgattttgaaaaaataaaaaataaatgcacaagatCGATAAGATACTTTTGTGCTTGTATTGTGTATTTACATTCAGTTATCAGCATGGAAAATGTGCAAATGATACCTAAAATCATGTTGAGAAGTTTGCTATTAGTTTAGCAAAAGTTGCATTTACTTACAAAGAAGAAGGGACCCAAGCCATATTTAGGGACAACAATATCAGAAACTTGGAGGTGGACGCAACCACCAAGTAAACAACCACCTAGAAAAAAACCAGGCCACTCTAGTTACCAGCCACAACACCTTAGGAAGCCACAAAGCATAAACACTACTAAAACAGCAacacatttattatttctttattttttttaattataatgtaaaatacatatatattttaactagTGTTTTACTATGTATATTGCTATATGTatatttagtaatatataaaaataataattcacaataattatttgaattataaatttgatcataaaatcaaatattcccctaaaaataattttttaatcattttattagtagtagtagtatatacattaagtaatatatttctgtcacagtttcttcaagttaaaccaaacttttatatTAACTGGTTGTTGTGAAGAtctttaagtttaatttttttttatgatatgagTGTAGTTTTAAATTCTGCTTTTCCATCCatgttatattttgttgttttgaggATCCTACCATGATTGCTACATGCAAGAAAAAACAGAATACAAGATTGGGGCCATATGAACTGGCCTGATTACACAGGACGTCCCTAAGACTGATTAGTCGACTAGCCGTTTGTCCCTAATATGTATTTTTGCACATCCCTACCTGACACACATTTCTTGTCGGTGACTTTGTCCTGCTCTGGAAATGTTGTCATGTACCAAGTGCAAATAAGTTCATCAGCGAGGACAGTGACCGAGGGGCAGTAATGAGCACTAGCGAGTGGCCTAGTCAGGCAGGGAATCAGCAGTAATGAAGGGGCCAGCAGTTTGTGGCCCCCGTTATGAAACAGCATTTACTTTTGTCAGTCTCTAATGAACAGGCAACCAGCAGGAGGCTGCTCTGTTTCCATAGTGAGGCTGGGTGTAAAATACAGAGACGGAGAAACCAGGGAGGGACGAGCAAGAGGACAGTgactataaacaaaataataaataaataaaaaagagtgaTGGAGGGAGGGGATGGGGACGTAGGGAAGCGAGATTACTGCTGCTAAGGACAATCTGCTGCCTTCAGGTTACATCGCTAAAAGCCTGTCAGACTGCACATCTATGCCTAGCAACCTCGGGAAGGCAAGTTCCCACTGTCTGACATATGCTTAAGCCATGTCATTGTTAAATCAGGCAGGGGAAATGTAGAGAGGGACAAACGTGACAGAGCTTTATTTGGTCTTGCTGTCCCCCACTGCATGTTAGCAGAATTTACCATTCTTACTGAGGATGATGCATATATCTCAAAAGGAGTGTCCAATGTGATGGAGCCTGTTAGTTTATCTATCTTGAAAAAACGGTGAGTAACAGATCTACACCACGATCAGTACTGAAGTCTAGTGCAGCACCCGGTCCATCAGTCAGGGTGCCTTTATAACAGATTTTGAGGATTAATCACGGCTATCATGTCATGGCCCAAAAACAGTAAAAGTAAAGAAGCAATTTCTGTA includes:
- the LOC127978544 gene encoding syndecan-2, which translates into the protein MRNVWMILTLGLTAFLSGERIAVSAAKSTTLTDDLYLEEAGSGGYPEDDDDFTSGSGSGAGDGVEVIGKPVTVKTLFFVPKAEPTQDSTKDFTPKVETSTSRDVPEDKNKRVRIQVPVPVPTTEDSRRNPVTSTTSLPRSPLDVQSENLFQRTEVLAAVIAGGVIGFLFAIFLILLLVYRMRKKDEGSYDLGERKPSGAAYQKAPTKEFYA